Proteins encoded by one window of Candidatus Nezhaarchaeota archaeon:
- a CDS encoding UbiX family flavin prenyltransferase, translated as MRLVVGISGATGGVIGFRLLEVLREKGVETHVVLTKAAEQVLKVEHGISRGDVAKLAHRLYEINDFSAPIVSGSFRTNGMVVAPCSMKTLAGIVHGYSDNLLLRAADVTLKERRPLILVVRESPLSVVHLRNMLMAAEMGAVILPPMLAFYYKPRSVDEVVDYVVGRVLDALGLEHRLYARWSG; from the coding sequence TTGAGGCTTGTAGTAGGTATAAGCGGAGCTACCGGCGGCGTCATAGGTTTTAGGTTGCTTGAGGTTTTAAGAGAGAAAGGAGTGGAGACCCACGTAGTACTGACTAAGGCCGCAGAGCAGGTTCTTAAGGTAGAGCACGGTATCTCGAGGGGTGACGTCGCTAAGCTTGCACATAGGCTCTATGAGATTAACGACTTCTCAGCCCCTATTGTTAGCGGTAGCTTTAGGACTAACGGCATGGTAGTTGCGCCGTGCAGCATGAAGACCTTGGCCGGCATAGTCCACGGCTACAGCGATAACCTACTGCTCAGGGCCGCAGACGTCACTTTAAAGGAGAGGCGTCCCTTAATCCTAGTTGTCCGTGAGAGCCCGCTTAGCGTAGTTCACTTAAGGAACATGTTAATGGCGGCTGAGATGGGTGCCGTCATACTGCCCCCGATGCTAGCCTTCTACTATAAGCCTCGTAGCGTAGACGAGGTAGTCGACTACGTCGTCGGGAGGGTGCTAGATGCACTGGGCTTAGAGCATAGGCTCTACGCGAGGTGGAGTGGGTAA
- a CDS encoding MFS transporter, which translates to MAQRPWALVVISFAILFLARGIQVAFAVFLTHMSNDLACPISSLAFAATIFMLSNGLSFIAIGKLADRHGPKKVLSIGMGLVGASASLMAFVQSAWQVYVLYGLIIGLTSMGCGLVATTSLISQWFTERRGPAFTFFQSAVPLSWLCTAPLAQLLMQSFGWRNAWLTLGITIVFITSATSLFLKKLGGSLVRLSSHSGDEPYPLKKALKVGFFLVIGLMVQFICGFTDIPFQTLWIPISMELGVDSATASYALGLMGATAFLGTVAIGLLSEKAGHGLLLAFCYALRALSISTILLSTRSSAAYYAFLSLLGFSFFSVVPVLSTWFSEVFGKRSIGTLFGFSQFIHFAGSSLGIAVFSATADLHKTYLPVFSLCLVLVLLNVPLCLLPFKNKASKT; encoded by the coding sequence ATGGCTCAACGTCCATGGGCCCTCGTTGTTATTAGTTTCGCGATACTCTTCCTGGCTAGGGGTATTCAAGTAGCCTTTGCTGTCTTCCTCACGCACATGTCAAACGATTTAGCCTGCCCGATATCGTCCCTAGCCTTCGCCGCTACGATATTTATGCTATCCAACGGGCTCTCGTTCATAGCGATAGGCAAATTAGCGGACAGGCACGGCCCTAAGAAAGTTCTATCGATAGGAATGGGATTAGTTGGAGCGAGCGCCTCGCTCATGGCCTTCGTTCAGAGCGCCTGGCAGGTCTACGTACTATACGGCCTCATCATCGGCCTGACGTCGATGGGCTGTGGATTAGTGGCAACTACTTCCTTAATCTCTCAATGGTTCACCGAGAGGAGGGGGCCAGCCTTTACATTCTTCCAATCAGCAGTCCCGCTAAGTTGGCTTTGCACAGCTCCGCTTGCTCAGCTCTTAATGCAAAGCTTTGGATGGAGGAACGCGTGGCTTACGCTCGGAATAACTATAGTGTTCATCACTTCAGCTACGAGCCTCTTCCTTAAGAAGCTGGGTGGGAGCCTGGTGCGTCTAAGCAGCCATAGTGGCGACGAGCCCTACCCACTGAAGAAAGCACTGAAGGTAGGATTCTTCCTAGTAATAGGCCTAATGGTCCAGTTCATCTGCGGCTTTACGGACATCCCCTTTCAAACCCTCTGGATCCCCATTAGTATGGAGCTAGGGGTAGACTCGGCTACCGCCTCCTACGCCCTTGGGTTAATGGGGGCCACGGCCTTCCTAGGGACGGTAGCCATAGGGCTGCTCTCAGAGAAAGCCGGTCACGGGCTACTCTTAGCCTTTTGCTACGCGCTCAGGGCACTCTCCATCAGCACCATACTACTTTCAACTCGCTCTAGTGCAGCGTACTATGCCTTCCTCAGCCTACTGGGCTTTAGCTTCTTTAGCGTAGTACCCGTGTTGTCAACTTGGTTTAGCGAGGTCTTTGGGAAGAGGTCTATCGGCACGCTCTTCGGGTTCTCGCAGTTCATTCACTTCGCTGGCTCTTCTTTAGGGATAGCTGTCTTCAGCGCGACGGCGGATCTCCATAAGACATACTTGCCGGTCTTCTCTCTATGCTTAGTGCTAGTCTTGCTAAACGTTCCTTTATGCCTCCTACCTTTCAAGAATAAGGCCTCAAAGACCTAG